A genomic segment from Glycine soja cultivar W05 chromosome 18, ASM419377v2, whole genome shotgun sequence encodes:
- the LOC114397256 gene encoding uncharacterized protein LOC114397256 gives METISKRFEQLDVYGKVHLKSKLREIAYPDMNSMCPPPKKVKTKGAPKKPPTKQQKSTKRDSSYWEYVDALHSVQNNNSSVKRSALSSEEPIQRRNIPMLDQFHLCIQDSIENIIDVKADGNCSYRAIVALLGIGEESWSFVCNHLHKELTSRSEEYISQVGGIERFK, from the coding sequence ATGGAAACCATATCGAAACGCTTTGAGCAGCTCGATGTTTATGGTAAAGTACATTTGAAGTCAAAGCTACGAGAAATTGCTTATCCTGATATGAACtccatgtgtcctcctccaaaAAAGGTGAAGACCAAGGGTGCTCCAAAAAAACCGCCGACCAAACAACAAAAGTCAACAAAACGCGATTCGTCttattgggagtatgttgatgcgtTACACTCTGTGCAAAATAATAATTCGTCAGTGAAGCGTAGTGCATTATCATCTGAGGAACCAATACAGAGACGGAATATTccaatgttggatcaatttcatctgTGCATCCAGGATTCTATTGAAAACATTATTGATGTCAAAGCGGATGGTAATTGTAGTTATCGGGCAATAGTTGCGTTATTGGGAATAGGTGAAGAATCATGGTCATTTGTGTGCAACCATCTGCATAAAGAACTGACAAGCAGGTCCGAAGAGTATATCAGCCAGGTTGGTGGCATAGAGAGATTTAAGTAA
- the LOC114395209 gene encoding RING-H2 finger protein ATL33-like has product MTLLILILLIIIIPSPSFSVTMQNSPTVLAVPPPRPATQINVIPIPPSFDGAPNSVFPSTFLPFPPPPPFAGPPSSVDLSPLEFLLALLAVVTIPALIYTFIFAFGCPSRRRRREPSYGEPSVASEVSHHQEFEIAAVADTEVKYRKEAHAKEIGGECPVCLSVFANGEEVRQLSACKHSFHASCIDLWLSNHSNCPICRATIAVTTTKTGDGDSHLSHREPDATNLV; this is encoded by the coding sequence ATgacattattaatattaatattattaataattataatcccTTCACCCTCTTTCTCTGTCACAATGCAAAACTCACCCACCGTCCTCGCTGTTCCGCCGCCGCGCCCCGCCACTCAAATAAACGTCATCCCCATCCCACCGTCCTTCGACGGAGCTCCAAACTCCGTCTTCCCGAGCACCTTCCTACCCTtcccgccgccgccgccgttCGCCGGACCTCCCAGCTCCGTCGATCTCTCCCCTCTCGAATTCCTCCTCGCGCTCCTCGCCGTCGTCACCATCCCGGCCCTAATTTACACTTTCATCTTCGCCTTCGGCTGCCCGTCGCGCCGCCGCCGCCGGGAACCCTCCTACGGCGAGCCCTCCGTAGCGTCGGAGGTGTCCCACCACCAGGAATTCGAAATCGCCGCCGTCGCCGACACCGAAGTGAAGTACCGGAAGGAGGCGCACGCGAAGGAAATCGGCGGCGAGTGCCCGGTGTGTTTGTCGGTGTTCGCCAACGGCGAAGAAGTCCGGCAGCTGAGCGCGTGCAAACACTCGTTCCACGCTTCTTGCATTGACTTGTGGCTCAGCAACCACTCCAATTGCCCGATTTGTCGTGCTACCATCGCCGTCACCACCACCAAAACCGGAGACGGTGACTCGCACCTGAGTCACCGTGAGCCCGATGCGAcaaatttggtttga